In Amycolatopsis sp. FBCC-B4732, the genomic stretch CACCGGGTGTTCCGGGGGTGGCTCACGGACCTGGGTCACCCCGCCCCCGTTCCCACCGCTGTTTCGGAGGTCGTTTCGTGAGTCTGACGGTGTACGGCGCTTCCTGGTGCCCGGACGTCAAGCGCAGCCGCGCGCTGCTCGACGGGCTCGGCGTCGAGTATTCCTATGTGGACGTCGAGGCCGACGCGGCCGCCGAAGCCCGCGTCCGCGAGCTGCAGGACGGCGCGCGCCGGATCCCCACGATCGTCTGGGACGACGGCAGTTTCCTGGTCGAGCCGTCCGACGACGAGCTGAGCGCGCGCCTGTGAAGCTGCTGCGGGAAG encodes the following:
- a CDS encoding glutaredoxin domain-containing protein — encoded protein: MSLTVYGASWCPDVKRSRALLDGLGVEYSYVDVEADAAAEARVRELQDGARRIPTIVWDDGSFLVEPSDDELSARL